Proteins from one Syngnathus scovelli strain Florida chromosome 9, RoL_Ssco_1.2, whole genome shotgun sequence genomic window:
- the LOC125975684 gene encoding protein-glutamine gamma-glutamyltransferase E-like isoform X2, translated as MPPLGGSHASEEKGTSCRFGIPDPIGRRDLAKGAWTARADVSRSTDSLPVLITAPADAPVGWYTLKATLWGEDKTLATLALLFNPWFLGDSVFLPDEQERKEYVLNEHGLIYRGSSDYITALKWDFGQFEDDMVDICLSVLDKNVNYKNDPGSDLASRGDPSYVGRVLSAVINSPDEYGVLMGNWSDSFEGGFSPSHWSGSHDILTAWKNNNYRSVKYGQCWVFAGVICSVLRLLGIPTRVVSNFMSAHDTDASLTIDVYHADEGAPHKESNDSIWNYHVWVESWMKRPDLKANGKYDGWQVLDATPQESSDGLYQCGPSSLEAILNGEIEISYDVPFVFAEVNADCVDWLTKADGTDVKLTSDTKRVGKSISTKAVGYDKRLDITSSYKHREGSEAERAVFHYAIGEEVGQPDGGPAPQLIIRFVEMSEPEYGKDVRLKLMLSSKSRVERKLNIRISVDGMHYNGTFVATIQSEDKEETLQPFRELSVPIVIPVRSYYKHMLRADSLKVSAVVTDKQHPDKKYLAEDDVILRDPPVLVSVTGFVRQLQLAKGEVIFMNPLPETLTGMTLTLSGSGLMRQELKYNLPNLAPNHRIRVLFEFLPYRSGVKILVADIDASIFKYFKGSCPVNVRL; from the exons GAAGTCACGCTTCGGAAGAGAAGGGCACCTCGTGTCGCTTCGGCATACCGGACCCAATCGGTCGCCGGGATTTGGCCAAAGGCGCCTGGACGGCCAGGGCGGACGTGAGCCGCTCGACCGACAGCCTACCGGTGCTGATCACGGCCCCCGCCGATGCCCCTGTCGGCTGGTACACTTTGAAGGCCACCCTGTGGGGGGAGGACAAGACACTCGCCACGCTCGCACTGCTCTTCAATCCCTGGTTCTTAG GAGACTCTGTGTTTTTGCCTGATGAGCAGGAGAGAAAAGAATATGTGTTGAATGAACATGGACTCATTTACAGAGGAAGTTCAGATTACATAACCGCTCTCAAATGGGACTTTGGACAG TTTGAAGACGACATGGTGGATATTTGCCTCAGTGTCctggacaaaaacgtcaactacAAAAATGACCCCGGCAGTGACCTGGCCTCCCGTGGCGACCCGAGCTACGTGGGCCGCGTGCTCAGCGCTGTG ATCAACAGTCCGGACGAATACGGGGTCCTGATGGGCAACTGGTCAGATTCCTTTGAGGGCGGCTTTTCGCCCTCCCACTGGAGCGGTAGCCATGACATTCTTACTGCGTGGAAGAATAACAACTACCGGTCGGTCAAGTATGGCCAGTGCTGGGTCTTTGCCGGCGTCATTTGTTCAG TCTTGCGTCTGCTGGGCATTCCCACGCGTGTGGTCTCCAACTTCATGTCGGCCCACGACACCGATGCCAGCCTTACCATCGACGTCTACCACGCCGACGAGGGGGCCCCGCACAAAGAGTCTAACGACAGTATCTG GAATTATCACGTCTGGGTTGAATCGTGGATGAAGCGCCCTGACCTGAAGGCCAATGGCAAATATGACGGCTGGCAGGTTCTGGATGCCACGCCGCAGGAGTCCAGTGATG GCTTGTACCAGTGCGGCCCCTCCTCCTTGGAGGCCATCTTGAACGGCGAGATAGAGATCTCGTACGATGTGCCCTTTGTCTTTGCGGAGGTCAACGCAGACTGCGTCGACTGGCTG ACCAAGGCCGACGGCACCGATGTGAAGCTAACCTCGGACACCAAGCGAGTTGGTAAGAGTATCTCCACCAAGGCAGTGGGCTACGACAAGCGTCTGGACATCACCAGCTCCTACAAGCACAGGGAAG GCTCAGAAGCGGAGCGTGCCGTGTTCCATTACGCCATCGGCGAGGAGGTGGGGCAGCCTGATGGGGGCCCCGCACCACAGCTCATCATACGCTTTGTTGAG ATGTCGGAACCGGAGTATGGCAAGGATGTGCGGCTGAAGCTGATGCTGAGCAGCAAGAGCAGAGTGGAACGGAAGCTCAACATCCGCATCAGCGTGGACGGGATGCACTACAACGGCACCTTTGTCGCCACCATCCAGTCTGAAGACAAGGAGGAGACGCTGCAACCGTTCCGAG AGCTGTCGGTGCCCATCGTGATCCCCGTGCGTTCGTACTACAAGCACATGTTGCGCGCCGATAGCTTGAAGGTGTCAGCCGTGGTGACGGACAAGCAGCATCCTGACAAAAAGTACCTGGCAGAAGATGATGTGATACTGCGTGACCCCCCCGTCCTGGTCTCT GTGACTGGTTTTGTCCGGCAGCTCCAGTTGGCGAAGGGAGAGGTGATCTTCATGAACCCCCTGCCGGAGACCCTTACGGGCATGACCCTGACCCTGTCAGGAAGCGGACTCATGCGACAGGAGTTGAAATACAA CCTTCCCAACTTGGCTCCCAACCACCGCATCCGCGTCCTGTTTGAGTTTCTCCCGTACAGGAGCGGCGTGAAGATACTGGTGGCCGACATTGACGCgtccatttttaaatattttaagggCAGCTGTCCAGTCAATGTCAGACTGTGA
- the LOC125975684 gene encoding protein-glutamine gamma-glutamyltransferase E-like isoform X1: protein MSFDNSVFKGVDLHAKLNHSEHHTNELPEDPLTVRRGQAFKITLTLAKPFKQGLDSLVLNASTGGSHASEEKGTSCRFGIPDPIGRRDLAKGAWTARADVSRSTDSLPVLITAPADAPVGWYTLKATLWGEDKTLATLALLFNPWFLGDSVFLPDEQERKEYVLNEHGLIYRGSSDYITALKWDFGQFEDDMVDICLSVLDKNVNYKNDPGSDLASRGDPSYVGRVLSAVINSPDEYGVLMGNWSDSFEGGFSPSHWSGSHDILTAWKNNNYRSVKYGQCWVFAGVICSVLRLLGIPTRVVSNFMSAHDTDASLTIDVYHADEGAPHKESNDSIWNYHVWVESWMKRPDLKANGKYDGWQVLDATPQESSDGLYQCGPSSLEAILNGEIEISYDVPFVFAEVNADCVDWLTKADGTDVKLTSDTKRVGKSISTKAVGYDKRLDITSSYKHREGSEAERAVFHYAIGEEVGQPDGGPAPQLIIRFVEMSEPEYGKDVRLKLMLSSKSRVERKLNIRISVDGMHYNGTFVATIQSEDKEETLQPFRELSVPIVIPVRSYYKHMLRADSLKVSAVVTDKQHPDKKYLAEDDVILRDPPVLVSVTGFVRQLQLAKGEVIFMNPLPETLTGMTLTLSGSGLMRQELKYNLPNLAPNHRIRVLFEFLPYRSGVKILVADIDASIFKYFKGSCPVNVRL from the exons AAGTCACGCTTCGGAAGAGAAGGGCACCTCGTGTCGCTTCGGCATACCGGACCCAATCGGTCGCCGGGATTTGGCCAAAGGCGCCTGGACGGCCAGGGCGGACGTGAGCCGCTCGACCGACAGCCTACCGGTGCTGATCACGGCCCCCGCCGATGCCCCTGTCGGCTGGTACACTTTGAAGGCCACCCTGTGGGGGGAGGACAAGACACTCGCCACGCTCGCACTGCTCTTCAATCCCTGGTTCTTAG GAGACTCTGTGTTTTTGCCTGATGAGCAGGAGAGAAAAGAATATGTGTTGAATGAACATGGACTCATTTACAGAGGAAGTTCAGATTACATAACCGCTCTCAAATGGGACTTTGGACAG TTTGAAGACGACATGGTGGATATTTGCCTCAGTGTCctggacaaaaacgtcaactacAAAAATGACCCCGGCAGTGACCTGGCCTCCCGTGGCGACCCGAGCTACGTGGGCCGCGTGCTCAGCGCTGTG ATCAACAGTCCGGACGAATACGGGGTCCTGATGGGCAACTGGTCAGATTCCTTTGAGGGCGGCTTTTCGCCCTCCCACTGGAGCGGTAGCCATGACATTCTTACTGCGTGGAAGAATAACAACTACCGGTCGGTCAAGTATGGCCAGTGCTGGGTCTTTGCCGGCGTCATTTGTTCAG TCTTGCGTCTGCTGGGCATTCCCACGCGTGTGGTCTCCAACTTCATGTCGGCCCACGACACCGATGCCAGCCTTACCATCGACGTCTACCACGCCGACGAGGGGGCCCCGCACAAAGAGTCTAACGACAGTATCTG GAATTATCACGTCTGGGTTGAATCGTGGATGAAGCGCCCTGACCTGAAGGCCAATGGCAAATATGACGGCTGGCAGGTTCTGGATGCCACGCCGCAGGAGTCCAGTGATG GCTTGTACCAGTGCGGCCCCTCCTCCTTGGAGGCCATCTTGAACGGCGAGATAGAGATCTCGTACGATGTGCCCTTTGTCTTTGCGGAGGTCAACGCAGACTGCGTCGACTGGCTG ACCAAGGCCGACGGCACCGATGTGAAGCTAACCTCGGACACCAAGCGAGTTGGTAAGAGTATCTCCACCAAGGCAGTGGGCTACGACAAGCGTCTGGACATCACCAGCTCCTACAAGCACAGGGAAG GCTCAGAAGCGGAGCGTGCCGTGTTCCATTACGCCATCGGCGAGGAGGTGGGGCAGCCTGATGGGGGCCCCGCACCACAGCTCATCATACGCTTTGTTGAG ATGTCGGAACCGGAGTATGGCAAGGATGTGCGGCTGAAGCTGATGCTGAGCAGCAAGAGCAGAGTGGAACGGAAGCTCAACATCCGCATCAGCGTGGACGGGATGCACTACAACGGCACCTTTGTCGCCACCATCCAGTCTGAAGACAAGGAGGAGACGCTGCAACCGTTCCGAG AGCTGTCGGTGCCCATCGTGATCCCCGTGCGTTCGTACTACAAGCACATGTTGCGCGCCGATAGCTTGAAGGTGTCAGCCGTGGTGACGGACAAGCAGCATCCTGACAAAAAGTACCTGGCAGAAGATGATGTGATACTGCGTGACCCCCCCGTCCTGGTCTCT GTGACTGGTTTTGTCCGGCAGCTCCAGTTGGCGAAGGGAGAGGTGATCTTCATGAACCCCCTGCCGGAGACCCTTACGGGCATGACCCTGACCCTGTCAGGAAGCGGACTCATGCGACAGGAGTTGAAATACAA CCTTCCCAACTTGGCTCCCAACCACCGCATCCGCGTCCTGTTTGAGTTTCTCCCGTACAGGAGCGGCGTGAAGATACTGGTGGCCGACATTGACGCgtccatttttaaatattttaagggCAGCTGTCCAGTCAATGTCAGACTGTGA